From Solwaraspora sp. WMMD1047, the proteins below share one genomic window:
- a CDS encoding phospholipase D-like domain-containing protein, translating to MPDEDWLLTAEERDNPASDIPVRCPGNLVTAHVHGVAYFDRLVEVVETMERGDRLFFTDWRGDPDERLRPDGPTVGELFSAAARRGVVVKGLIWRSHFDKLQYSAEENRNLAEDVADDGGEVLLDQRVRRFGSHHQKLVVLRHPGRPERDVAFAGGIDLCHSRRDDTEHHGDPQAVRMSPRYGDRPPWHDVQLELRGPVVGALDLTFRERWTDPTALSWGNPLSALWDRLTGTDVTADKLPPELPPPPPCGPHTVQVLRTYPNKPRPYPFAPDGERTVARGYTKAIRRARRLIYLEDQYMWSTEVADLFADALRDNPELHLIVVVPRYPDVDGRLALPPNQIGRRQAIETCRQAGGDRVHVFDVENHAGRPVYVHAKVCVADDVWASVGSDNFNRRSWTHDSELSCAVLDTEADEREPTDPGGRGDGARRFARDLRLTLLREHLDRDPAGGEDADLIDPDSAVRAVLAAAEALDAWHDGGQVGPRPPGRLRRHEPERLSAFTRAWAVLPYRLLYDPDGRPWRHRRDRTW from the coding sequence GTGCCTGACGAAGACTGGTTGCTGACCGCCGAGGAGCGGGACAACCCCGCGTCGGACATACCGGTCCGGTGCCCGGGGAACCTGGTGACCGCGCACGTACATGGTGTGGCGTACTTCGACCGGCTGGTCGAGGTGGTCGAGACGATGGAACGCGGCGACCGGCTGTTCTTCACCGACTGGCGGGGCGATCCCGACGAGCGGCTGCGCCCGGACGGCCCGACCGTGGGCGAGCTCTTCTCGGCCGCAGCCCGGCGGGGGGTGGTCGTCAAAGGGCTGATCTGGCGCTCCCACTTCGACAAGCTGCAGTACAGCGCCGAGGAGAACCGGAATCTGGCCGAGGACGTGGCCGACGACGGCGGCGAGGTGCTGCTCGACCAGCGGGTCCGCCGGTTCGGCTCGCACCACCAGAAGCTGGTGGTGCTGCGGCACCCCGGCCGGCCCGAGCGGGACGTGGCGTTCGCCGGCGGGATCGACCTGTGCCACAGCCGCCGGGACGACACCGAGCACCACGGCGACCCGCAGGCGGTCCGGATGTCACCCCGGTACGGCGACCGGCCGCCCTGGCACGACGTGCAGTTGGAGCTGCGCGGACCGGTGGTCGGCGCGCTGGATCTCACCTTCCGCGAACGCTGGACCGACCCGACGGCGCTGAGCTGGGGAAACCCGCTCTCCGCGCTCTGGGACCGGCTGACCGGCACCGACGTGACCGCCGACAAGCTGCCGCCCGAGCTGCCGCCACCACCACCGTGCGGCCCGCACACCGTGCAGGTGCTGCGCACCTACCCGAACAAGCCGCGCCCGTACCCGTTCGCGCCCGACGGTGAGCGGACGGTGGCGCGCGGCTACACCAAGGCGATCCGGCGGGCCCGCCGGCTGATCTACCTCGAGGACCAGTACATGTGGTCGACCGAGGTGGCCGATCTGTTCGCCGACGCGTTGCGGGACAACCCGGAGCTGCATCTGATCGTCGTGGTGCCCCGCTACCCGGACGTGGACGGCCGGCTGGCGCTGCCGCCCAACCAGATCGGCCGCAGGCAGGCGATCGAGACCTGCCGGCAGGCCGGCGGTGACCGGGTGCACGTCTTCGACGTCGAGAATCACGCTGGCCGGCCGGTCTACGTGCACGCGAAGGTGTGCGTGGCCGACGACGTCTGGGCCAGCGTCGGCAGCGACAACTTCAACCGGCGGTCCTGGACCCACGACAGCGAGCTGTCCTGTGCGGTGCTCGACACCGAGGCCGACGAGCGGGAGCCGACCGATCCCGGCGGGCGGGGCGACGGCGCCCGGCGGTTCGCCCGGGACCTGCGGTTGACCCTGCTGCGCGAGCATCTGGACCGCGACCCGGCCGGTGGCGAGGACGCCGACCTGATCGACCCGGACAGCGCGGTGCGGGCCGTCCTCGCGGCGGCCGAGGCGCTGGACGCCTGGCACGACGGTGGGCAGGTCGGGCCGCGCCCGCCGGGCCGGCTGCGCCGGCACGAGCCGGAGCGGCTGTCGGCGTTCACCCGGGCCTGGGCGGTGCTGCCTTACCGGCTCCTCTACGACCCGGACGGCCGGCCCTGGCGGCACCGCCGGGACCGGACCTGGTGA
- a CDS encoding acyl-CoA synthetase — protein MLLPALGPTAPDQSAAIRVGDETASRLWLAEAAAGVAARISGAPAVAVWADATLATVAAVTGGLLAGVPVVPVSPDSGPLELDHILTDSGAALLLADRPPEHAVPVPVEPVRAAAGGRGGPPPEPSGTTPALILYTSGTTGPPKGTVLSRDAIAHDLDALAQAWAWTPDDVLVHGLPLYHVHGLVLGVLGALRTGCRLVHTGRPHPDRYAAAGGTLLFGVPTIWSRIAADPAAARALAAARLLVSGSAALPVPVFERLRELTGHRPVERYGMTETLITLSTRADGERSPGRVGLPLSGVGVRLVDDDGRPVPADGESIGELQVRGPTLFTGYLGRPDATAAAYTPDGWFRTGDVAILEPDGQYRIVGRASIDLISSGGYRIGAGEIEDALLSHPAVREAAVVGEPHPDLGQQIVAYVVGDPVPDQELIDFVATRLSRHKRPRRVHLVADLPRNQMGKVQKSRLLP, from the coding sequence ATGCTGTTGCCGGCCCTGGGGCCGACGGCCCCCGACCAGTCAGCCGCGATCCGGGTGGGCGACGAGACCGCCTCCCGGCTGTGGCTCGCCGAGGCCGCCGCCGGCGTGGCCGCCCGGATCTCCGGAGCGCCGGCGGTCGCCGTCTGGGCGGACGCGACGCTGGCCACCGTCGCGGCGGTGACCGGTGGGCTGCTGGCCGGGGTTCCGGTGGTGCCGGTGTCACCGGACTCCGGGCCGCTGGAACTCGATCACATCCTCACCGACTCCGGCGCCGCGCTGCTGCTGGCCGACCGGCCACCGGAGCACGCGGTGCCGGTGCCGGTGGAACCGGTCCGCGCGGCGGCGGGCGGCCGCGGCGGGCCACCCCCCGAACCATCGGGTACGACCCCAGCGCTGATCCTCTACACCAGCGGCACCACCGGGCCGCCGAAGGGCACCGTCCTCAGCCGGGACGCGATCGCCCACGACCTGGACGCCCTGGCGCAGGCGTGGGCGTGGACCCCCGACGATGTGCTGGTCCATGGCTTGCCGCTGTACCACGTACACGGGCTGGTGCTGGGGGTCCTCGGCGCGTTGCGGACCGGCTGCCGGTTGGTGCACACCGGCCGACCCCACCCCGACCGGTACGCGGCGGCCGGCGGGACGCTGCTGTTCGGCGTACCGACGATCTGGTCGCGGATCGCGGCCGACCCGGCGGCGGCGCGGGCGCTCGCCGCCGCCCGGCTGCTGGTCTCCGGCAGCGCCGCCCTGCCGGTGCCGGTCTTCGAGCGGCTGCGGGAGCTGACCGGCCACCGGCCGGTGGAACGGTACGGGATGACCGAGACCCTGATCACGCTGAGCACCCGGGCCGACGGCGAGCGGTCGCCGGGCCGGGTCGGCCTGCCGCTGTCCGGCGTCGGCGTCCGGCTGGTCGACGACGACGGGCGGCCGGTGCCGGCCGACGGTGAGTCGATCGGCGAGCTGCAGGTGCGCGGGCCGACGCTGTTCACCGGGTACCTGGGCCGGCCCGACGCGACCGCCGCCGCCTACACGCCGGACGGCTGGTTCCGCACCGGCGACGTGGCCATCCTCGAACCGGACGGCCAGTACCGGATCGTCGGCCGGGCGAGCATCGACCTGATCTCCAGTGGCGGGTACCGGATCGGCGCCGGCGAGATCGAGGACGCGCTGCTGTCCCACCCGGCCGTCCGGGAGGCCGCGGTGGTCGGCGAGCCCCATCCCGACCTGGGCCAGCAGATCGTGGCGTACGTCGTCGGTGATCCGGTGCCGGACCAGGAGCTGATCGACTTCGTCGCCACCCGGCTGTCGCGGCACAAGCGGCCGCGCCGGGTGCACCTGGTGGCGGACCTGCCGCGCAACCAGATGGGGAAGGTGCAGAAGAGCCGGCTGCTGCCGTGA
- a CDS encoding helix-hairpin-helix domain-containing protein: MAWSAGHTLLFLLALLLGLGGGWLLWGRQPAGAAAPTGAEAGAPEVSPVPPVAGAPTTDPSTVEQLSAPELAEPVALTPPSPATPTDSLSPATPADPPGGTAVVDRPEPAAVEDEPPASATLAPTLGEQPVAPDAAVLDTAGEPEPEPVPAAEPVAPIAPAEPIAADEPAGPAAPVAAAEPVAAAEPVEPVAVPEPVAAAGPGEGAGDDLRRIEGIGPKMAAALNAAGIRTYQQLADLDEAELRSTVRSAGMRAVASLPTWPQQARVLAGGGAPAAALDGEPAAS; this comes from the coding sequence GTGGCGTGGTCCGCCGGACATACATTGCTGTTCCTACTGGCCCTGCTGCTCGGTCTGGGCGGTGGGTGGTTGCTGTGGGGCCGCCAACCGGCCGGTGCCGCCGCACCCACCGGTGCGGAGGCCGGTGCGCCCGAGGTGAGCCCGGTCCCGCCGGTCGCCGGTGCCCCGACCACTGATCCATCCACTGTGGAGCAACTGTCGGCGCCGGAGCTGGCCGAGCCCGTCGCCCTCACCCCGCCGAGCCCGGCGACGCCGACCGATTCGCTCAGCCCGGCGACGCCGGCCGACCCACCGGGCGGCACGGCCGTGGTGGACCGGCCGGAGCCGGCAGCGGTCGAGGACGAGCCGCCCGCGTCGGCCACCCTGGCGCCGACGCTCGGCGAGCAGCCGGTGGCCCCCGACGCGGCGGTGCTCGACACCGCCGGCGAGCCCGAGCCCGAGCCGGTGCCGGCCGCCGAGCCGGTGGCGCCCATCGCACCGGCCGAGCCGATCGCCGCCGACGAGCCGGCCGGGCCGGCTGCCCCGGTCGCGGCTGCCGAGCCGGTTGCGGCTGCCGAGCCGGTTGAGCCGGTGGCCGTCCCCGAGCCGGTCGCCGCTGCCGGGCCGGGCGAGGGGGCCGGTGACGACCTGCGCCGGATCGAGGGCATCGGACCGAAGATGGCCGCGGCGCTCAACGCCGCCGGCATCCGCACCTACCAGCAGCTCGCCGACCTCGACGAGGCGGAGCTGCGGTCGACCGTCCGCAGCGCGGGCATGCGGGCCGTGGCCAGCCTGCCGACCTGGCCGCAGCAGGCCCGGGTGCTGGCCGGCGGCGGCGCGCCGGCGGCCGCGCTCGACGGCGAGCCCGCCGCCTCCTGA
- a CDS encoding CbtA family protein: MRTLTLGFVLRRGLLAGLIAGLLAALVALLLVEPAIDAALVVEEARSAGEPGGHEHELVGRAMQVVGGMVAAVLVAVSLGLVLAVVFARVRHRLPGGTDLARAAVLAGCGFVAVSLLPALKYPANPPGVGDPATVTTRTWQYFSLIIAAVGFTWLAFLVRDGLAGRGWSGSHAAAGAVLAGVLGNLLVLVAWPATPDLVPADVPAGLLWEFRLASIAELATLWAGLGFAFGLLLTPRTAAGGGAGTATDPGSTPDPATVAPPAAG, encoded by the coding sequence GCCCTCGTCGCCCTGCTCCTGGTCGAACCCGCCATCGACGCTGCGCTGGTGGTCGAGGAGGCGCGCTCCGCCGGCGAACCCGGCGGCCACGAGCATGAGCTGGTCGGCCGTGCCATGCAGGTGGTTGGCGGGATGGTCGCGGCGGTGCTGGTCGCGGTCAGCCTCGGCCTGGTGCTGGCCGTGGTCTTCGCCCGGGTCCGGCACCGCCTGCCGGGCGGCACCGACCTGGCCCGGGCCGCGGTACTGGCCGGGTGCGGCTTCGTGGCCGTCTCTCTGCTACCCGCGCTGAAATACCCGGCCAATCCGCCCGGCGTGGGCGACCCCGCCACGGTGACCACCCGCACCTGGCAGTACTTCAGCCTGATCATCGCGGCGGTCGGTTTCACCTGGCTGGCGTTCCTGGTCCGGGACGGGCTGGCCGGCCGGGGCTGGTCCGGGTCGCACGCCGCCGCCGGGGCGGTGCTGGCCGGGGTGCTCGGCAACCTGCTGGTCCTGGTGGCCTGGCCGGCGACTCCCGATCTGGTGCCGGCGGACGTGCCCGCGGGGCTGCTCTGGGAGTTCCGGCTCGCCTCCATCGCCGAGCTGGCCACCCTGTGGGCCGGTCTCGGATTCGCCTTCGGGCTGTTGCTGACGCCGCGCACGGCGGCCGGCGGCGGCGCGGGTACAGCGACGGACCCGGGCTCGACGCCGGACCCGGCCACGGTGGCCCCACCGGCCGCCGGCTGA